The Vicia villosa cultivar HV-30 ecotype Madison, WI linkage group LG1, Vvil1.0, whole genome shotgun sequence genome includes a region encoding these proteins:
- the LOC131655775 gene encoding uncharacterized protein LOC131655775 → MDQLRDDLIQMRTQVTAQMAQFMEVMQNMADRQEELRIRMDTVAQVVADPPQRNPADIRVNGEPVIGGPGVVPPAANQGNPRGPPQPTLEGQTTQQIRRAAAIPVLEEDRHEDLFPESEWGFPQDAGRMFRGLEERMRAMEGQGLGMDINDLGLVPGVRVPPKFKVPDFEKYKGNTCPKTHVRAYYRKMHVYSEDEGLLMHFFQDSLTGASLEWYMRLERTHIRSWRDLVDAFIKQYQYNVDMAPNRTQLQNLSQKANESFKEYAQKWRELAARVQPPMLEREMMDLFTNTLEGQYYSACSASSSFAELVMIGERIESGIKAGRIQNPSAASSSSGAGGKKPYNGFAKKREGETSAAYYGSGRNQAHQQVAAVTIPNVPFQHQQQGYQPRQYQQRPKLPERAFDPIPMTYAQVLPYLLDLNLVQLRTLATPAKLPANWDANARCEFHSGSPGHNIENCKALKHKVQDLLDSKAIEFTPTQGPNVVQNPMPPHGTHAANAIEVVEDTHLVKDVIELGSLLPLLKKELLRMRLYASCGEFCPNCMVTSSVCDKVKDGIQQLMDSGYLQFERVRRPEMVENAVNVAFIPYTPSKIPIPTRAPPLVITLPGPVPYNSEKAIPWNYGGEVFYQGAKYEVKAPVEKEDVDNVVGIGRMTRSGRIFNPPQNTRDDDAEALTQAKGKRVVEDTVGQGQSSNSEDTVAKEMEEFLKIIKKSEYKVVDQLSQTQSKISILQLLLCSETHRNALLRLLGTAFVPPEISVNQLEGVVSNINAGNGLGFTDADLPSEGRKHNRALHISVECKGTMLSRVLVDNGSSLNVLPKSSLMRLDYSGVEIRPSELTVRAFDGSKRSVFGEVDLPVMIGPQLFTITFFVMDIHPAYSCLLGRPWIHAAGAVTSTLHQKLKFATQGKIVTICGEEEHVVSHLASFRYIDVEGEVHEMPCQAFEAVQTIKIPYVDNKKLEAPMSSLKEAKAVVESGHPEGWGRVLDLPIKHDKCGIGYQLGQSSSDGSFKKPGTFVPIKFSSAGIVKDHICAADDDMDSDYDIEEWIKPCVPGQKLLNWSSEDIISIALDQKSTSPPDSVDDDLAMPRYDFDNPIYTAEEGDEEDCELPDELARLLKQEEKVIEPHQEPIETVNLGTEEMRREVKIGASLNENVKEKLIGMLKEYSDIFAWSYEDMPGLDTDIVVHRLPLKENSPPVKQKLRRTRPDMSKKIQEEVQKQFDAGFLAVTVYPPWVANIVPVPKKDGKVRMCVDYRDLNRASPKDDFPLPHIDVLVDNTAQFSVFSFMDGFSGYNQIKMAPEDMEKTTFITPWGTFGYKVMPFGLKNAGATYQRAMVTLFHDMIHKEIEVYVDDMIAKSHTEEEHLVHLKKLFERLRKFRLRLNPNKCTFGVRSGNLLGFIVSERGIEVDPAKVKAIQEMPEPRTEKQVRGFLGRLNYIARFISHLTATCEPIFKLLRKNQAIKWDDNCQKAFDKVKEYLEEPPILMPPVEGRPLIMYLTVLENSMGCVLGQHDESGRKEHAIYYLSKKFTDCESRYSLLEKTCCALAWAARRLRQYMLTHTTLLISKMDPIKYIFEKPALTGRIARWQMILTEYDIQYTTQKAIKSSIIADYLAHQPVDDYQSMYFEFPDEDIMCVPETSKSQDQEEGPEPGARWTLVFDGASNALGNGIGAVLTSPTGFHIPFTARICFDCTNNVAEYEACIYGIEAAIDLRIKNLAVYGDSALVISQINGDWETRHPNLIPYREHVVKLAQYFDEITFDHIPREENHLADALATLASMFKVKWDNEAPSIVIKRLDEPAFCGVIDNVPDEKPWFYDIKKFLETQEYPEGASLTDRKTLKRLSAKFFIAGGVLYKRNFDSVLLRCVDRHEAAEIMREVHEGSFGICR, encoded by the exons ATGGATCAGTTAAGGGACGATCTTATCCAGATGAGAACTCAGGTTACTGCTCAGATGGCTCAGTTCATGGAAGTCATGCAAAACATGGCTGATCGCCAGGAAGAACTCAGAATCAGGATGGACACAGTTGCTCAGGTTGTTGCGGACCCCCCGCAAAGAAATCCTGCTGATATTCGTGTCAATGGTGAACCTGTGATCGGAGGACCTGGTGTAGTTCCTCCTGCTGCTAATCAAGGTAATCCCCGTGGGCCTCCCCAGCCTACTCTTGAAGGACAAACCACACAACAAATCAGAAGGGCTGCTGCTATCCCCGTGTTGGAAGAAGACCGACACGAGGATTTGTTTCCTGAAAGTGAATGGGGATTTCCACAGGATGCTGGAAGGATGTTTAGAGGtttggaggaaaggatgagggcAATGGAAGGCCAAGGATTGGgtatggatatcaatgacttgggttTAGTTCCTGGCGTCCGCGTGCCACCGAAATTCAAGGtacccgacttcgagaaatacaagggGAACACTTGTCCTAAGACACATGTCCGAGCTTACTATCGCAAAATGCATGTATACTCTGAGGACGAAGGACTGTTGATGCACTTTTTCCAAGATAGCCTGactggggcatccttggaatggtATATGAGGTTGGAGAGAACTCACATCCGAAGTTGGAGAGACCTGGTTGATGCCTTCATAAAGCAGTATCAGTATAATGTTGACATGGCACCAAATCGCACTCAGTTACAGAATTTATCCCAGAAAGCTAATgagtccttcaaagaatatgcgcAGAAATGGCGCGAGCTGGCGGCTAGGGTCCAGCCACCCATGTTGGAAAGAGAAATGATGGACCTGTTCACCAACACTCTGGAGGGTCAATACTACTCCGCCTGCTCTGCATCCTCAAGTTTTGCCGAGTTGGTTATGATTGGTGAGCGAATTGAAAGTGGAATTAAGGCTGGTAGAATACAGAATCCAAGTGCTGCTAGTTCCTCCTCTGGGGCTGGTGGAAAGAAGCCATATAATGGGTTTGCTAAGAAAAGAGAAGGTGAAACGAGTGCTGCTTACTATGGTAGTGGCAGAAATCAGGCTCATCAACAAGTAGCCGCTGTGACTATCCCAAATGTTCCCTTCCAACATCAACAACAAGGGTATCAGCCACGTCAGTACCAACAACGGCCGAAATTGCCAGAAAGAGCTTTTGATCCGATCCCAATGACATACGCCCAAGTATTGCCATATCTCCTCGATTTGAACTTGGTCCAATTGAGGACTTTGGCCACTCCTGCTAAGTTGCCTGCCAATTGGGATGCCAATGCAAGATGTGAGTTCCACTCTGGGTCACCTGGACATAATATTGAAAACTGTAAAGCGTTGAAGCATaaagtccaggatcttctcgaCTCCAAAGCCATCGAGTTTACTCCTACTCAAGGACCTAATGTTGTTCAGAATCCTATGCCTCCCCATGGAACCCATGCGGCAAATGCTATTGAGGTTGTTGAAGACACTCACCTGGTTAAGGATGTGATCGAATTGGGTTCATTGTTGCCATTATTGAAGAAGGAATTGTTGAGGATGAGACTATACgctagttgtggagaattctgtCCTAATTGCATGGTCACTTCATCAGTTTGTGATAAGGTGAAAGATGGGATCCAACAGTTGATGGATAGTGGGTATCTACAGTTTGAGCGTGTGCGACGTCCTGAAATGGTTGAAAACGCAGTTAATGTGGCATTTATCCCGTATACTCCTTCCAAGATTCCAATTCCTACAAGAGCACCTCCTTTGGTTATTACACTTCCTGGTCCCGTCCCATATAACAGTGAAAAAGCGATCCCATGGAATTATGGAGGAGAAGTTTTCTACCAAGGGGCCAAGTATGAGGTTAAAGCGCCggttgagaaagaagatgttgataATGTTGTGGGCATTGGAAGAATGACGAGAAGTGGTCGTATTTTCAATCCTCCCCAGAATACTCGTGATGACGATGCAGAAGCTCTAACTCAAGCAAAAGGGAAAAGAGTGGTAGAGGATACAGTGGGCCAGGGGCAAAGCTCCAATTCTGAAGATACTGTGGccaaagagatggaagagttcctaaAGATCATCAAGAAAAGTGAGTATAAAGTAGTTGACCAATTGAGTCAAACTCAATCTAAGATCTCGATCTTACAGTTGCTCTTATGCTCCGAGACACATCGAAATGCTTTATTGAGACTCCTAGGCACTGCCTTTGTCCCTCCTGAGATCTCAGTAAATCAGCTTGAAGGGGTTGTGTCTAATATCAATGCTGGAAATGGATTGGGATTCACTGATGCAGATTTGCCTTCTGAAGGTAGAAAACATAATAGAGCTTTGCACATATCTGTGGAGTGCAAGGGGACCATGCTATCTCGTGTTCTTGTTGATAATGGATCTTCTTTGAATGTGTTACCAAAGTCGTCTTTGATGAGGCTAGACTATTCTGGTGTTGAGATAAGGCCAAGCGAATTAACTGTGAGAGCCTTTGATGGCTCAAAGAGGTCGGTGTTTGGGGAGGTTGATTTACCAGTGATGATAGGTCCTCAACTCTTCACTATTACTTTCTTTGTGATGGATATCCACCCGGCTTACAGTTGTCTCCTGGGGCGtccatggatccatgctgctggggccgtgACTTCCACATTGCATCAGAAACTCAAATTCGCCACTCAAGGAAAGATAGTCACAATATGTGGGGAGGAAGAACACGTGGTAAGCCATCTTGCGTCCTTCAGGTATATTGATGTGGAGGGAGAGGTCCACGAGATGCCTTGCCAAGCCTTTGAGGCTGTCCAGACTATCAAGATCCCTTATGTTGACAATAAGAAATTGGAAGCTCCCATGTCTTCACTAAAGGAAGCCAAAGCTGTGGTTGAATCTGGTCATCCTGAAGGATGGGGCCGAGTCTTAGATCTACCAATCAAGCATGATAAGTGTGGGATTGGATATCAGTTGGGGCAGAGTTCTTCTGATGGGTCATTCAAGAAGCCCGGAACCTTCGTTCCGATCAAGTTCTCTAGTGCTGGCATCGTCAAGGATCATATTTGCGCTGCTGATGATGATATGgatagtgattatgacattgaagaatggatcaagccgtgtgtcccgggacagaagcttctcaactggtcatctgaagacatcatctcaattgctcttgatcaaaa ATCCACTTCTCCTCCAGATTCTGTTGACGACGATCTTGCTATGCCTCGTTATGACTTTGACAATCCTATCTACaccgctgaagaaggggatgaagaagattgtgaatTGCCTGacgagttggccagattgttgaaacaagaagagaaagtgatcgagccacatcaagagcctattgagacggtgaatcttggcaccgaagagatgagaagggaggttaaaataggggcttctttgaatgagaatgtgaaagaaaagttgaTTGGAATGTTGAAGGAGTATTCTGACATCTTCGCAtggtcttacgaagatatgcctggattaGATACGGATATTGTTGTGCACAGGTTACCCCTTAAAGAAAATTCTCCGCCCGTCAAACAGAAACTCAGGAGAACGCGTCCtgatatgtccaagaaaatccaagaagaggttcagaagcagtttgatgcaggttttcttgctgtaacagtttatccaccatgggtcgccaacattgtacctgtacctaagaaagatgggaaGGTACGGATGTGTGTCGACTATCGAGACCTGAATAgagcaagtccgaaggatgatttcccgcttcctcacattgatgtatTGGTAGACAATACTGCTCAGTtctcggttttctccttcatggacggtttttctggttacaatcaaataaagatggcacccgaggacatggaaaagacaacattcattACACCTTGGGGCACCTTTggttacaaggtcatgccattcgggttgaagaatgctggggcaacctatcaaagagctatggtgactttgtttcacgacatgattcataaagagattgaggtctatgtggatgacatgatcgcaaagtcCCATACAGAAGAGGAGCACCTGGTTCACCTGAAGAAGTTGTTCGAAAGATTAAGAAAGTTCAGGTTAAGGTTGAATCCTAATAAATGCACCTTCGGAGTGAGATCAGGAAATTTGCTTGGTTTCATTGTAAGTGAAAggggtattgaggtcgatcccgccaaggtaaaagctatacaagagatgcctgagccgagaactgaGAAACAGGTTCGTGGGTTCCTCGGAAGGTTGAATTATATtgcaaggttcatctcacacctTACCGCCACGTGTGAACCTATCTTCAAGCTATTGAGAAAGAATCAGGCAATAAAGTGGGATGACAATTGTCAAAAGGCATTTGATAAGGTTAAAGAGTATTTGGAAGAGCCTCCAATCCTCATGCCTCCAGTGGAGGGTAGACCGTTGATTATGTACCTGACGGTCCtcgagaattcaatggggtgtgtgctgggtcagcatgacgagtccggtcgaaaagagcacgcaatttattaccttagcaaaaagtttaccgattgtgaatcaagatactcactactcgagaaaacttgctgtgctttggcatgggctgctcgccgactgagacagtatatgttgactcacactacTTTGTTGATTTCGAAGATGGATccgatcaaatatatatttgagaaaccAGCATTGACCGggaggattgcccgttggcaaatgatcttgacagaatatgacatccaatacactaCTCAGAAGGCCATTAAAAGTAGTATAATTGCTGATTATCTTGCACATCAACCTGTGGACGATTACCAGTCTATGTACTTTGAGTTTcccgatgaagatataatgtgcgTGCCAGAAACTTCCAAAAGTCAAGATCAAGaagaaggacctgaaccaggggcgcgatggacgctcgtgttcgatggtgcctctaatgcattgGGTAACGGTATTGGGGCTGTGCTTACTTCTCcaacaggttttcatattccatttacggccaggatttgttttgattgtactaataatgtggctgaatacgaggcttgcatatatggtattgaggcggccattgatttgaggattaaaaatctcgcagtttatggagattctgctttggtgattagtcagatcaacggagattgggaaacacgccaccccaacttgattccctatagagaacatgtggtgaaattggctcaatactttgatgagatcaccttCGATCACATCCCTCGGGAGGAAAATCACTTGGCTGATGCTTTGGCCACTttagcatccatgttcaaagtcaaatggGACAATGAAGCGCCGTCGATTGTGATCAAAAGGTTGGATGAACCTGCATTCTGTGGCGTCATTGATAATGTGCCTgatgagaaaccatggttttatgacattaagaAATTTCTGGAGACCCAAGAGTATCCTGAGGGTGCTTCCCTCACAGATAGGAAAACTCTGAAGAGACTATCTGCCAAGTTCTTCATCGCTGGAGGTGTGTTGTACAAAAGGAATTTTGATTCtgtgttgctcagatgcgtggatagacacgaagcagcggAGATCATGCGAGAGGTgcatgaaggatcctttg GTATATGCAGATAG
- the LOC131655767 gene encoding uncharacterized protein LOC131655767 → MANSVTVNTKTTKHTFSCSFYREDITPLVRLSTRVTGQNLDEFRKTYGHILLMLTTRVDEWGLYTLLQFYDSELRCFTFQDYQLAPTLEEYAHILQIKVQHKDNWKPNGGTHGFYVKFLMREAETLADKEKWKEFNALLAVMIYGLVMFPNIPNFVDLTAICLFMDQNPIPTLLADTYYVIHSRYGKKGSVGGCLPILYEWFSSHLPKSGAFVTTRDSQKWPQRIMGLTANDIVWYHLRTDIEQVITRCGSFGNVPLIGTKGVINYNPKLALRQLGFVLKDKPLDKEIFESVCFEKGTDPESLEKVRSAWNKIHTEDQTTLGGKNAIAKKAYTEWVEERVKERLLPFPKVSPLYEQPPEILTATVPAEEYNQVHVENIRLREKGEDAKIKYFLVDQKRAELAHELEEETTQRVAIEKKLEEEITQRIAVETQLKGSHLRSARLTEENAKLRNQIAEMESTSEKNTLPDCKGCESLVAHCDMLDGQLFRKDVVIQSFVKGRDREMTKKMFDETKKWSDEHFKQGGPLFYTKMD, encoded by the exons ATGGCTAACAGTGTGACCGTCAACACAAAGACTACGAAGCATACCTTCTCTTGCAGTTTCTACCGTGAGGATATAACACCTTTGGTCCGATTGAGCACCCGAGTTACTGGGCAAAATTTGGATGAATTCAGAAAGACTTATGGCCATATTCTGCTTATGTTAACTACTCGTGTTGATGAGTGGGGTCTCTACACTCTTCTTCAGTTTTATGATTCTGAGCTGCGCTGCTTTACCTTTCAAGATTACCAACTAGCCCCTACCCTTGAGGAGTATGCACATATCCTTCAAATCAAAGTTCAACATAAG gataactggaagcctaatggcGGGACCCATGGATTCTATGTGAAATTTCTGATGAGGGAAGCTGAAACCCTTGCTGATAAGGAAAAgtggaaagaattcaatgctctccTGGCTGTCATGATCTACGGATTAGTGATGTTCCCGAATATTCCAAATTTTGTTGATCTCACTGCCATTTGTCTCTTCATGGATCAAAATCCTATACCCACTCTGTTGGCCGACACTTATTATGTCATCCATTCTAGGTACGGAAAAAAAGGATCAGTTGGGGGTTGTTTGCCAATACTGTACGAATGGTTTTCTTCACATTTGCCTAAAAGTGGAGCATTTGTCACTACAAGAGATTCACAGAAGTGGCCCCAAAGGATTATGGGACTTACTGCAAATGATATTGTTTGGTATCACCTCCGAACAGACATCGAGCAAGTTATAACCAGATGTGGCAGCTTTGGCAATGTTCCCCTCATAGGGACAAAAGGAGTTATCAACTATAATCCGAAGCTAGCACTGCGCCAGTTGGGTTTTGTACTGAAGGACAAGCCTTTGGATAAAGAGATATTTGAGTCCGTTTGCTTTGAAAAAGGAACCGATCCAGAAAGTTTGGAGAAAGTAAGGAGTGCGTGGAACAAAATTCATACAGAAGACCAAACTACCTTGGGGGGAAAGAATGCTATTGCTAAGAAAGCTTATACTGAATGGGTTGAAGAGAGAGTTAAGGAGCGTCTGTTGCCCTTCCCGAAAGTTAGCCCTCTATATGAACAACCACCTGAGATTTTAACTGCCACTGTACCAGCTGAGGAATACAACCAAGTACATGTGGAGAATATCAGGTTGCGAGAAAAAGGGGAAGACGCTAAAATAAAGTACTTCTTGGTGGATCAgaaaagggctgaattagcacatgag cttgaagaggaaaCCACCCAAAGGGTAGCAATCgagaagaagcttgaagaggaaaTTACTCAAAGGATAGCCGTGGAGACACAACTTAAAGGTAGTCATCTCCGTtccgctcgactaacagaagaaaatGCAAAGCTCAGAAACCAGATAGCAGAAATGGAAAGTACATCTGAAAAGAATACCCTCCCTGATTGCAAAGGATGTGAGAGCTTGGTGGCTCACTGTGATATGTTAGATGGGCAGTTGTTTCGCAAAGATGTGGTGATTCAAAGTTTtgtcaaaggaagagatcgagaaaTGACCAAGAagatgtttgatgaaactaagaagtggagcgacgagcaCTTTAAACAAGGAGGACCTTTGTTTTACACCAAGATGGACTAG